A stretch of the Arachis stenosperma cultivar V10309 chromosome 6, arast.V10309.gnm1.PFL2, whole genome shotgun sequence genome encodes the following:
- the LOC130934817 gene encoding uncharacterized protein LOC130934817 translates to MASEESFVVLVHHRGSVNRKTRSGVKFTDKNPLCIVITSTTSYDDLVSAVLMKLGLEGAKQVKKFFYRIPVTVLQNTVKYDCFTINNDADLQVMFLCQRQFPEVRTPELLARLVDVVSSSGGSNRNTNTIANATGSSSRPAVASSSVPVYEPVVQHVASPSFAVDLNATEGDEVVERENLPNALVGVGPVGVGDGFLDDEDEDDVEPDMIDDDSADDIGATGPALEVGGSSSGTQQYPPHFSSLDLDAMRHEGVLGHAVGFGARDAEGTTGLTEFQVGQQFQDKDEALLSVKTYSIRRGKRKGIWEVKRYNGPHTCLATSISSDHRSLDYHVISAFIMPMVRADASVSIKVLLNATAAHFGFRPTYRRVWMAKQKSIALIYGDWDESYNDLPRWVLGVQLTMPGSVVVLKTSPVRVGGQVDESQAYFHRLFWTFPPCIEAFRHCKPLISIDGTHLYGKYGGTLLIAIAQDGNSNILPVAFALVEGENAESWTFFLSHLRQHVTPQPGLLVISDRHNGIKAALEAPDGGWLPPSAYRAFCIRHVAANFALTFKGKDARRLLVNAAYAKTEVEFDYWFDILRSEDPAMCEWANRIDYSLWTQHRDEGRRFGHMTTNISECVNSILKGVRNLPVASLVKATYCRLAELFVRKGREAEAQMGTG, encoded by the exons atggctagtgaggagagttttgTTGTTTTGGTGCACCACAGAGGATCTGTTAATAGAAAAACTCGTTCCGGAGTAAAGTTCACAGATAAGAATCCTCTATGTATTGTCATAACATCTACGACGAGTTACGATGATCTTGTTAGCGCTGTACTAATGAAGCTTGGTCTGGAGGGTGCGAAGCAGGTAAAGAAGTTTTTCTATCGCATTCCAGTCACGGTGCTACAGAATACGGTGAAGTATGATTGCTTCACGATTAATAATGATGCGGACCTGCAAGTAATGTTTCTCTGTCAGCGGCAGTTTCCGGAGGTGAGGACACCGGAGTTGTTGGCCCGGCTGGTTGATGTTGTATCCAGCTCCGGCGGTTCGAACAGGAATACGAACACTATAGCGAATGCAACAGGTTCTAGTTCCCGGCCTGCCGTTGCTTCCTCGTCCGTCCCTGTGTACGAACCAGTGGTCCAACATGTCGCCTCCCCATCTTTCGCTGTTGACCTCAATGCCACCGAAGGCGACGAGGTAGTGGAAAGGGAAAATTTGCCGAACGCTTTAGTGGGAGTTGGACCTGTTGGCGTAGGAGACGGTTTTTTGGACGATGAAGACGAGGATGACGTCGAGCCGGATATGATTGACGATGATAGCGCTGATGATATTGGAGCGACTGGGCCTGCATTGGAGGTAGGTGGTTCTAGCTCTGGCACACAGCAGTATCCACCACATTTTTCCTCGTTGGACTTGGACGCCATGAGACATGAGGGGGTTTTAGGGCACGCTGTTGGATTCGGAGCTAGAGATGCGGAAGGGACTACTGGTCTGACAGAGTTCCAGGTTGGTCAGCAATTCCAGGATAAAGATGAGGCCCTTTTAAGTGTGAAGACTTACAGCATCCGGCGAGGG AAGCGCAAGGGCATTTGGGAGGTCAAACGGTACAATGGACCTCACACTTGCCTGGCCACATCCATCTCTAGTGACCACAGGAGTTTGGATTATCATGTGATTTCAGCTTTCATTATGCCAATGGTTAGGGCCGATGCATCCGTGAGCATCAAGGTGCTCCTGAACGCCACGGCAGCGCACTTTGGTTTTAGGCCGACTTACCGGAGGGTTTGGATGGCGAAGCAGAAATCTATTGCCCTCATATACGGTGACTGGGATGAGTCCTACAACGACCTGCCTAGGTGGGTCTTGGGTGTCCAGCTGACGATGCCTGGGAGTGTTGTGGTCCTGAAGACGAGCCCGGTTCGAGTTGGAGGACAGGTGGACGAATCTCAAGCGTACTTCCACAGACTTTTCTGGACTTTCCCGCCCTGCATCGAGGCATTCCGTCATTGCAAGCCGCTAATCAGCATTGACGGCACACATTTGTATGGGAAGTATGGGGGAACGTTGCTCATCGCGATTGCACAGGATGGGAACTCCAACATTTTACCTGTGGCATTCGCACTAGTAGAGGGTGAGAATGCGGAATCCTGGACATTCTTTCTCTCACACCTTCGACAGCACGTGACCCCGCAGCCCGGTCTGCTGGTTATATCGGACAGGCACAACGGCATTAAGGCTGCGCTTGAGGCCCCTGACGGCGGTTGGCTACCGCCATCTGCGTACCGTGCATTCTGCATACGACACGTAGCGGCTAATTTTGCCCTAACCTTCAAGGGCAAAGACGCTAGGAGGCTACTAGTGAATGCGGCGTATGCGAAGACCGAGGTTGAATTTGATTACTGGTTTGATATCCTGCGATCTGAAGATCCGGCGATGTGTGAGTGGGCGAACCGGATTGATTACTCGTTGTGGACTCAGCATCGTGATGAGGGGCGGAGATTCGGTCACATGACGACGAACATCTCCGAGTGTGTGAACTCTATCCTGAAGGGGGTCAGAAATCTCCCTGTAGCATCCCTGGTGAAGGCAACATATTGTAGGCTTGCGGAACTGTTTGTTCGCAAGGGGAGAGAGGCTGAGGCCCAGATGGGAACAGGATAA
- the LOC130934818 gene encoding uncharacterized protein LOC130934818: MKTARCFTVTLYDRDNSEFTVAETTPTGSFSLGTYRVSLASRTCDCGYFQALHFPCQHALACCAYSRVTWTSYVHSVYQISSVFNVYRMGFTPPIPEGFWPPYDGPTVIPDPAMRRAREGRPRSTRIRTNMDEADPNRPKRCGLCRQPGHTRRSCPQVGGSSQTGHR, encoded by the coding sequence ATGAAGACGGCCAGGTGCTTCACGGTGACGCTGTATGACCGGGATAACTCCGAGTTCACTGTAGCAGAGACTACTCCGACTGGTTCTTTCTCCTTGGGTACTTACAGAGTATCACTTGCCTCTCGGACATGTGACTGCGGGTACTTCCAGGCTCTTCATTTCCCGTGTCAGCACGCACTTGCGTGCTGTGCATACTCACGGGTCACCTGGACCTCTTACGTTCACAGCGTCTATCAGATTAGCTCGGTCTTCAATGTGTATCGGATGGGATTCACACCTCCCATCCCGGAGGGCTTCTGGCCACCTTACGACGGGCCCACGGTGATTCCAGACCCTGCCATGAGGCGTGCCAGAGAGGGTCGTCCTAGATCCACTAGGATACGGACGAATATGGACGAGGCGGATCCGAATCGGCCAAAGAGGTGCGGCCTATGTCGCCAACCCGGACACACGCGACGTAGTTGCCCACAGGTTGGAGGCTCGTCTCAGACAGGACACCGTTAG
- the LOC130932424 gene encoding uncharacterized protein LOC130932424 isoform X2 has protein sequence MPLWLPSLPRDVSVSAILSSVAAAATAASFLIYKSHLRPHKENLITLHQEQPKRNPRGKILFVSRIGFSTAEAVAKRLCDLLESKGLVLEVVDARTYDPEDLPKENLILLLHSTSHNQPPLPFADNSKGAKDFASWLVDNAESFGIGAVVVKACSFTAFVVGKRDGKNLMAKAANHIRDLDHVQYDSDFEEWWGSVVAAVSGEVANGMCRESEAEDDAGCCDPKCIYMLVENVDDGDRSTPYRRRMLTISEANFMKSGTVDLEDGGPVTVQWPLPNGEATYSRLPFKEFCSVGLSLFFIGYLDENIATERVFDYAEKMWCLKYDGHTWIWSLCRTIFFPDQLRPIIIPYDGKLCFIGDDLWVDIYNLKSEFWEKREVPASVRMDPHSYFLWETLIVLYSSDDVNQWLMSYDLNANIWSPFECNFPPVRDYRAYRKFVRLGCSDFLLIIDFVSIWWIYDKLAAVVHVNDLDEIGMVSDVFCCYHTSKESLIYVFINTDYMDIKMDIEGPNDYINFVPYVRVKLQTDGNFSAKVESKGNLKVGPHMKYYVFAAEDQDIKGKTTVA, from the exons ATGCCCCTTTGGTTGCCTTCGTTACCGAGGGATGTATCGGTATCCGCTATCCTGTCCAGCGTGGCGGCGGCGGCCACTGCCGCATCCTTCTTAATCTACAAGTCTCACCTCCGCCCGCACAAAGAGAATCTCATAACACTCCATCAAGAGCAACCCAAACGCAATCCTCGTGGCAAGATCCTGTTCGTTTCGCGAATCGGATTTTCAACTGCAGAAGCCGTAGCGAAGCGCCTCTGCGATTTGTTAGAGTCGAAAGGCCTCGTTTTGGAGGTCGTAGATGCTCGGACTTACGATCCCGAAGACCTACCCAAGGAGAacctcatcctcctccttcattCAACTTCGCATAACCAACCTCCCCTACCGTTCGCCGACAACAGCAAAGGGGCAAAGGACTTCGCCAGTTGGCTCGTGGATAACGCAGAAAGCTTTGGGATCGGAGCGGTTGTTGTGAAGGCTTGCAGTTTCACTGCATTTGTGGTGGGCAAAAGGGATGGTAAGAATTTGATGGCTAAGGCCGCCAATCATATTAGGGATTTGGATCATGTTCAATACGATTCTGATTTTGAAGAGTGGTGGGGAAGTGTTGTTGCGGCGGTTTCGGGAGAAGTTGCTAATGGCATGTGCAGGGAATCTGAAGCTGAG GATGATGCTGGTTGTTGTGATCCAAAATGCATATATATGTTGGTGGAAAATGTGGATGATGGAGATAGAAGTACACCCTACAGGCGCCGGATGCTAACTATCAGTGAGGCGAACTTTATGAAGAGTGGAACTGTTGATCTTGAAGACGGAGGTCCTGTAACTGTCCAATGGCCTCTTCCAAATGGTGAAGCAACCTATTCTAGATTACCATTTAAAGAATTTTGTTCCGTTGGTCTCAGCTTGTTCTTTATTGGTTACCTGGATGAGAATATTGCAACAGAACGGGTTTTTGATTACGCTGAAAAAATGTGGTGCCTCAAGTATGATGGTCATACTTGGATTTGGAGTTTATGCAGAACCATCTTCTTCCCCGACCAATTGCGCCCCATAATAATTCCATACGATGGCAAATTGTGCTTCATTGGTGATGATTTATGGGTTGATATCTACAACCTAAAATCAGAATTTTGGGAAAAGAGGGAAGTGCCCGCTAGCGTGCGCATGGATCCTCACTCTTACTTTTTGTGGGAAACCCTCATTGTGTTGTATTCTTCTGATGATGTGAATCAATGGCTCATGTCATATGATTTGAATGCCAACATTTGGAGCCCCTTTGAGTGCAATTTTCCGCCGGTTCGTGATTACCGAGCTTATAGGAAATTCGTTCGTTTGGGTTGCAGTgattttcttcttattattgATTTTGTATCTATTTGGTGGATCTATGACAAACTCGCGGCAGTTGTGCATGTGAATGATTTGGATGAGATAGGGATGGTGTCTGACGTTTTTTGTTGTTACCACACAAGCAAAGAAAGTCTGATCTATGTCTTCATTAATACAGATTATATGGATATTAAAATGGATATTGAGGGTCCAAATGATTATATTAACTTTGTTCCTTATGTCAGAGTCAAGCTCCAAACAGATGGTAATTTTTCTGCTAAGGTTGAATCCAAGGGTAATCTTAAAGTTGGTCCCCATATGAAGTACTACGT GTTTGCTGCTGAAGACCAAGACATTAAAGGGAAGACTACTGTAGCATAG
- the LOC130932424 gene encoding uncharacterized protein LOC130932424 isoform X1 — translation MPLWLPSLPRDVSVSAILSSVAAAATAASFLIYKSHLRPHKENLITLHQEQPKRNPRGKILFVSRIGFSTAEAVAKRLCDLLESKGLVLEVVDARTYDPEDLPKENLILLLHSTSHNQPPLPFADNSKGAKDFASWLVDNAESFGIGAVVVKACSFTAFVVGKRDGKNLMAKAANHIRDLDHVQYDSDFEEWWGSVVAAVSGEVANGMCRESEAELQDDAGCCDPKCIYMLVENVDDGDRSTPYRRRMLTISEANFMKSGTVDLEDGGPVTVQWPLPNGEATYSRLPFKEFCSVGLSLFFIGYLDENIATERVFDYAEKMWCLKYDGHTWIWSLCRTIFFPDQLRPIIIPYDGKLCFIGDDLWVDIYNLKSEFWEKREVPASVRMDPHSYFLWETLIVLYSSDDVNQWLMSYDLNANIWSPFECNFPPVRDYRAYRKFVRLGCSDFLLIIDFVSIWWIYDKLAAVVHVNDLDEIGMVSDVFCCYHTSKESLIYVFINTDYMDIKMDIEGPNDYINFVPYVRVKLQTDGNFSAKVESKGNLKVGPHMKYYVFAAEDQDIKGKTTVA, via the exons ATGCCCCTTTGGTTGCCTTCGTTACCGAGGGATGTATCGGTATCCGCTATCCTGTCCAGCGTGGCGGCGGCGGCCACTGCCGCATCCTTCTTAATCTACAAGTCTCACCTCCGCCCGCACAAAGAGAATCTCATAACACTCCATCAAGAGCAACCCAAACGCAATCCTCGTGGCAAGATCCTGTTCGTTTCGCGAATCGGATTTTCAACTGCAGAAGCCGTAGCGAAGCGCCTCTGCGATTTGTTAGAGTCGAAAGGCCTCGTTTTGGAGGTCGTAGATGCTCGGACTTACGATCCCGAAGACCTACCCAAGGAGAacctcatcctcctccttcattCAACTTCGCATAACCAACCTCCCCTACCGTTCGCCGACAACAGCAAAGGGGCAAAGGACTTCGCCAGTTGGCTCGTGGATAACGCAGAAAGCTTTGGGATCGGAGCGGTTGTTGTGAAGGCTTGCAGTTTCACTGCATTTGTGGTGGGCAAAAGGGATGGTAAGAATTTGATGGCTAAGGCCGCCAATCATATTAGGGATTTGGATCATGTTCAATACGATTCTGATTTTGAAGAGTGGTGGGGAAGTGTTGTTGCGGCGGTTTCGGGAGAAGTTGCTAATGGCATGTGCAGGGAATCTGAAGCTGAG TTACAGGATGATGCTGGTTGTTGTGATCCAAAATGCATATATATGTTGGTGGAAAATGTGGATGATGGAGATAGAAGTACACCCTACAGGCGCCGGATGCTAACTATCAGTGAGGCGAACTTTATGAAGAGTGGAACTGTTGATCTTGAAGACGGAGGTCCTGTAACTGTCCAATGGCCTCTTCCAAATGGTGAAGCAACCTATTCTAGATTACCATTTAAAGAATTTTGTTCCGTTGGTCTCAGCTTGTTCTTTATTGGTTACCTGGATGAGAATATTGCAACAGAACGGGTTTTTGATTACGCTGAAAAAATGTGGTGCCTCAAGTATGATGGTCATACTTGGATTTGGAGTTTATGCAGAACCATCTTCTTCCCCGACCAATTGCGCCCCATAATAATTCCATACGATGGCAAATTGTGCTTCATTGGTGATGATTTATGGGTTGATATCTACAACCTAAAATCAGAATTTTGGGAAAAGAGGGAAGTGCCCGCTAGCGTGCGCATGGATCCTCACTCTTACTTTTTGTGGGAAACCCTCATTGTGTTGTATTCTTCTGATGATGTGAATCAATGGCTCATGTCATATGATTTGAATGCCAACATTTGGAGCCCCTTTGAGTGCAATTTTCCGCCGGTTCGTGATTACCGAGCTTATAGGAAATTCGTTCGTTTGGGTTGCAGTgattttcttcttattattgATTTTGTATCTATTTGGTGGATCTATGACAAACTCGCGGCAGTTGTGCATGTGAATGATTTGGATGAGATAGGGATGGTGTCTGACGTTTTTTGTTGTTACCACACAAGCAAAGAAAGTCTGATCTATGTCTTCATTAATACAGATTATATGGATATTAAAATGGATATTGAGGGTCCAAATGATTATATTAACTTTGTTCCTTATGTCAGAGTCAAGCTCCAAACAGATGGTAATTTTTCTGCTAAGGTTGAATCCAAGGGTAATCTTAAAGTTGGTCCCCATATGAAGTACTACGT GTTTGCTGCTGAAGACCAAGACATTAAAGGGAAGACTACTGTAGCATAG
- the LOC130932701 gene encoding uncharacterized protein LOC130932701 produces MPLWLPSLPRDVSVSAILSSVAAAAAATAASFLIYKSHLRLHKENLITLHQEQPKRNPRGKILFVSRIRYSTAEALAKRLCDLLESKGLVLEVVDARTYDPEDLPKENLILLLHSTSHIWNQPPFPYSLKRKGAKVFASWLVHNAESSGIGAVVVKACSFTAFVVGKRDGKNLMAKAVNHIRDLDHVQYDSDFEKWWGSVVAAVLGDTVANGRETEPEVDVGCSDPKSIYMLVENVNVVDRKRTFRRRMLIISEANGSVDLEDGGPVTAQWPLVDDLIINSKLPTFQGFCSLGGNLFTAGGIMCNNGPKFEFELESEHFFPEKMWCLKYDGSTWIWSLCGSMFYYRMNPIVVPYHGKVCIFGGDTEGGYWVEIYYPKLDLWEKREVSKDTYLFQNAKSYFLWEDRTKPHKKTFVVFYCSFGKKQRFISYDFEANLWEVLCWWEFPPIRDSYPRKLIRLACRDYLLIVDSAAMWYIYDFSRKKLVADVHVNGLEDLTGRVSYVFCCHYSIEESLIYLFMELNEKVVEERGGDLDSVPYARVKLQIDGKFSAKVESKGNLKIGSYSKLYMFAVGDQDTELKRRL; encoded by the exons ATGCCCCTTTGGTTGCCTTCGTTACCGAGGGATGTATCGGTGTCTGCTATCCTGTCCAGCGtggcggcggcggcggcggcCACTGCCGCATCCTTCTTAATCTACAAGTCTCACCTCCGCCTCCACAAAGAGAATCTCATAACACTCCATCAAGAGCAACCCAAACGCAATCCTCGTGGCAAGATCCTGTTCGTTTCGCGAATCCGATATTCAACTGCAGAAGCCCTAGCGAAGCGCCTCTGCGATTTGTTAGAGTCGAAAGGCCTCGTTTTGGAGGTCGTAGATGCTCGGACTTACGATCCCGAAGACCTACCCAAGGAGAacctcatcctcctccttcattCAACTTCGCATATTTGGAACCAACCTCCCTTTCCGTACTCCCTTAAACGCAAAGGAGCAAAGGTCTTCGCCAGTTGGCTCGTGCATAACGCGGAGAGCTCTGGGATCGGAGCGGTTGTTGTGAAGGCTTGCAGTTTCACTGCATTTGTCGTGGGCAAAAGGGATGGGAAGAATTTGATGGCTAAGGCCGTCAATCATATTAGGGATTTGGATCATGTTCAATACGATTCTGATTTTGAAAAGTGGTGGGGAAGTGTTGTTGCGGCGGTTTTGGGAGATACAGTTGCTAATGGCAGGGAAACTGAACCTGAG GTTGATGTTGGTTGTTCTGAtccaaaaagtatatatatgTTGGTGGAAAATGTGAATGTAGTAGATAGAAAAAGAACCTTCAGGCGCAGAATGTTAATTATCTCTGAGGCGAATGGAAGTGTTGATCTTGAAGATGGAGGTCCTGTAACTGCCCAATGGCCTCTTGTAGATGATCTAATAATCAATTCCAAATTACCAACTTTTCAAGGATTTTGTTCCCTTGGTGGCAACTTGTTCACTGCTGGTGGTATCATGTGTAATAATGGaccaaaatttgaatttgagctGGAATCGGAACATTTTTTCCCTGAAAAAATGTGGTGCCTCAAGTACGATGGTTCTACTTGGATTTGGAGTTTATGCGGAAGCATGTTCTACTACCGGATGAATCCCATAGTGGTCCCATACCATGGCAAAGTGTGCATCTTTGGGGGTGACACTGAAGGTGGATATTGGGTTGAAATTTACTATCCAAAATTAGATTTATGGGAAAAAAGGGAAGTGTCCAAAGATACGTATTTGTTTCAGAATGCTAAATCTTACTTTTTGTGGGAGGACAGAACGAAGCCTCATAAGAAGACCTTCGTTGtgttttattgttcttttgGTAAAAAACAGCGGTTCATCTCATATGATTTCGAGGCCAACCTTTGGGAAGTCCTTTGCTGGTGGGAGTTTCCGCCAATTCGTGATTCTTATCCAAGGAAACTCATTCGTTTGGCATGCCGTGATTATTTACTCATTGTTGACTCTGCAGCTATGTGGTACATTTATGACTTTTCTAGGAAGAAACTCGTGGCAGATGTGCACGTGAATGGTTTGGAAGATCTGACTGGACGGGTGTCATATGTTTTTTGTTGCCACTACAGCATCGAGGAAAGTCTGATTTATCTCTTCATGGAACTAAATGAAAAAGTTGTTGAGGAACGTGGTGGTGATCTTGACTCTGTTCCTTATGCTAGAGTCAAGCTCCAAATTGATGGTAAATTTTCTGCCAAGGTTGAATCCAAGGGTAATCTTAAAATTGGTTCCTATAGCAAACTCTATAT GTTTGCTGTTGGTGATCAAGACACTGAATTAAAGAGAAGATTGTAG
- the LOC130934819 gene encoding LOW QUALITY PROTEIN: subtilisin-like protease SBT4.8 (The sequence of the model RefSeq protein was modified relative to this genomic sequence to represent the inferred CDS: inserted 1 base in 1 codon) has protein sequence MGSLPKHNYSPTSHHLSMLQQIXMVRSYYKSFNGFAAMITNQEREKLKKMEGVVSVFPSKSLKPQTTRSWDFMGFKESIQRNKTAESDVIIGVIDTGIWPESKSFNDHGFGPIPKKWKGACKGGKNFRCNNKIIGARYYLKDQPSTRDIVGHGTHTASIAAGNKVVGASFNGIAEGVARGGVPSARIAAYSVCSEQGCTDGAILAAFDDAIADGVDLITISIGQPEQMTFDKDIIAIGSFHAMKKGILTINSTGNNGPNTATFSVSPWLFTVAATTMDRVLLGNGLMPSGKSINGFASNSAEILSSAGFINNSAPIVAEFSSVGPNMQIKEIMKPDISAPGIEILAAYSPLAPPSPDKRDKRSVKYNILSGTSMSCPHVAGAAAYVKTFHPDWSPAAIKFSLMTTAKPMNGSQLAEFSYGSGFLDPVRAINPGLVFNVSKDDYVNLLCKIGYDTMKVRKISGDKSVCSSSSSHHHLPMAKDFNYPAIVAEIEPMKPFMINFTRTVTNVGFANSTYKACIQQHSGINFTVVPDILKFKCLKEKQSFVVHVVGGKFSDSSLVSSSLSWTDGTHSVRCPLILRVIKVGV, from the exons ATGGGATCACTCCCAAAGCATAATTATTCTCCAACATCTCACCATCTTAGTATGCTGCAACAAA ACATGGTTAGAAGTTATTATAAGAGCTTTAATGGTTTTGCTGCAATGATCACTAACCAAGAAAGAGAGAAGCTGAAAAAGATGGAAGGAGTGGTTTCTGTTTTTCCAAGCAAATCACTCAAACCACAAACTACAAGGTCTTGGGACTTCATGGGGTTCAAAGAATCGATACAGAGAAACAAAACCGCTGAGAGTGATGTTATAATCGGAGTTATAGACACCGGAATCTGGCCGGAGTCAAAGAGCTTCAACGATCATGGTTTTGGTCCGATTCCCAAAAAGTGGAAAGGCGCATGCAAAGGTGGTAAAAACTTCAGATGCAACAATAAAATAATCGGTGCAAGATACTATCTAAAAGATCAACCTTCAACAAGAGACATTGTTGGGCATGGAACTCACACAGCATCAATTGCAGCAGGGAATAAAGTTGTGGGAGCAAGCTTCAATGGAATCGCCGAAGGAGTTGCAAGAGGAGGTGTCCCATCAGCAAGAATTGCTGCTTATAGTGTGTGTAGTGAACAAGGATGCACAGATGGTGCCATATTGGCTGCTTTTGATGATGCCATTGCCGATGGTGTGGATCTTATCACAATTTCAATTGGGCAACCTGAGCAAATGACCTTTGATAAAGACATCATAGCAATTGGATCGTTTCATGCGATGAAAAAAGGGATCCTCACTATAAACTCTACAGGTAACAATGGTCCTAACACTGCAACATTTAGTGTATCACCTTGGTTATTCACTGTTGCAGCTACCACTATGGATCGCGTTTTGCTTGGCAATGGATTAATGCCTTCGGGGAAGTCAATAAATGGGTTTGCATCAAATAGTGCTGAAATACTGAGTAGTGCAGGCTTCATAAACAATAGTGCTCCAATTGTTGCTGAATTCTCTTCTGTAGGACCCAATATGCAAATCAAAGAAATTATGAAGCCAGACATAAGTGCTCCGGGTATAGAAATTTTGGCTGCTTACTCACCTCTTGCACCACCTTCTCCTGATAAAAGAGATAAAAGATCTGTGAAATACAACATACTCTCTGGAACCTCAATGTCATGCCCCCATGTTGCTGGTGCAGCTGCATATGTTAAGACTTTTCATCCTGATTGGTCTCCGGCAGCTATAAAGTTTTCTCTTATGACCACTGCAAAACCAATGAATGGAAGTCAACTCGCAGAATTCTCCTATGGATCAGGATTTTTGGACCCAGTTAGAGCCATAAATCCTGGTCTAGTTTTTAATGTTTCCAAAGATGACTATGTGAATTTGCTTTGCAAAATTGGGTATGATACAATGAAAGTTCGAAAAATCTCAGGAGACAAAAGTGTTTGCTCTTCATCATCATCTCATCATCATCTGCCAATGGCAAAAGATTTTAATTATCCTGCAATTGTGGCTGAGATTGAACCAATGAAACCATTCATGATTAATTTCACAAGAACAGTTACAAATGTTGGATTTGCTAACTCTACCTATAAGGCTTGCATCCAACAACATTCTGGCATCAACTTCACTGTTGTGCCTGACATACTTAAGTTTAAATGTCTCAAGGAGAAACAATCTTTTGTTGTTCATGTTGTTGGAGGGAAATTTAGTGACTCTAGTTTAGTTTCATCGTCACTGTCGTGGACCGATGGAACACATAGTGTAAGGTGTCCACTTATTTTACGTGTTATAAAAGTAGGAGTATGA